A DNA window from Microcystis aeruginosa NIES-843 contains the following coding sequences:
- a CDS encoding DUF3368 domain-containing protein produces MPNVIADTSPIQYLYQTNLLDLLPNFYGQIIIPFSVAQELAVGKASGISLPDITSLSWIIIQQAKSVSLLPLVTDLGKGEKEVLALAIEITDFLALLDDGLARRYANLLGIKLTGTMGILLKAKQNGYLHRIEPILNQLELLKFRLDATTRTSVLKLAGEG; encoded by the coding sequence ATGCCTAACGTCATTGCCGATACATCACCGATTCAATACCTCTATCAGACTAACTTACTTGACTTACTACCGAACTTTTACGGACAGATAATTATTCCTTTTTCAGTAGCTCAAGAGTTAGCCGTTGGAAAAGCTTCTGGAATCTCTTTACCTGATATAACCTCCTTAAGTTGGATAATTATTCAACAAGCAAAATCAGTTTCTCTTTTACCCCTTGTCACTGATTTAGGAAAAGGAGAAAAAGAAGTATTAGCTTTAGCAATAGAAATTACCGATTTTCTCGCTTTACTTGATGATGGCTTGGCGAGACGATATGCAAATTTATTAGGAATAAAACTCACTGGTACAATGGGAATATTATTAAAGGCTAAACAAAATGGTTATCTACACCGTATTGAGCCAATTCTTAATCAACTAGAATTGCTGAAGTTTCGCTTAGATGCCACTACTCGTACTTCTGTGTTAAAATTAGCTGGTGAAGGATAG
- a CDS encoding UPF0175 family protein has protein sequence MYQITLSLPDETALALHLTPEQLAQEISLLAAIKLYELGKLSSGTAANLAGIPRVVFLSKLADYGVDTFRLKEAELIEDLANA, from the coding sequence ATGTACCAAATCACTCTTTCCCTACCCGATGAAACCGCTCTCGCTTTACATCTCACTCCAGAACAACTAGCACAGGAAATCTCTCTTCTTGCTGCCATTAAACTTTATGAATTGGGAAAACTTTCCTCTGGCACTGCTGCCAACTTAGCAGGTATTCCGCGAGTTGTTTTTCTCTCTAAACTTGCAGACTATGGAGTTGATACCTTCCGACTCAAGGAAGCAGAATTAATCGAGGATCTGGCTAATGCCTAA
- a CDS encoding formylglycine-generating enzyme family protein produces the protein MTQTLPTPELIDKFITFVKGRGWDLDSYQIADSLWWYVLTQEEEGKPQPPPEPREEKEETPPAKNPPQESKNETQEPAAPSDEVPLIRETEAQKQPEKIGADTLPISLPSAKFWRETLKLGRAVRPLIQKIDSATQRQINLNSTVQKSAEYSIGKKDGSLALIPVYQAKKVRSLEVVLLIEEWASMVFWKEMAGEIRDWLEQIGAFRDVKLYRIGWDEDRQNLAIRTYSNDTCSIHPKDLIHPRGERLILFYSDCTSPDWYQGRYNQALQDWGKHQIVTLLSPFPEAMWERTALSRGWFVSLVNQTPRKPSQNWRFTSIPLLLQIEKEEENQHILRETIQKTYFPLPTISLTPSSLKAWALVLSGDSNATCAGVLLEKSPQNREIPATISPEMSRKQALELFASTASPLAWELLKKLAAAPVNLPIIRLIQSKLLSASNPLNIAEVILSGFLKVYLGGEPVKWDKGGKFNFHTPPNSLDFELDDEDRELLLTELGNSRALEVIFVLSEYIAQKLNLSTTTFFGLILTNPQVLLGKEAANLVRAFAKVSAKVFQKLGEAKYQEISQKLQSMVDSPPPPPVEEKWLRKYKTVTIAKVKELTGGEEILFQLLKDRLKDFSVEDGELYQRLRLTPEQLKILASEEITAETIPVQFREVLDNTEEEIITEKFNLTLFKSETVFVDETGQITAKEPVRAFYFKENPPSLKMLYIPSGEFWMGTEAEEIARLVKKYNRDWFQPESPRHLVKIAPFYLSQTPITQAQWLYIAQREDLKVERDLNPEPSRFKGSTNPVENVSWLDAVEFCQRLSKMTKKQYRLPSEAEWEYACRAGTTTPFHFGATLTSNLANYNGTQRFAREPAGEYREETTPVGQFPPNGFGLYDMHGNVWESCQDDFWNNYQGAPRDGSPWQKKSKKQQNQAYKARRGGSWYSNPDLCRSAYRNISLRRDDIDIDGFRVVCGAGRTL, from the coding sequence ATGACCCAAACCCTTCCCACACCAGAACTGATTGATAAATTTATCACCTTTGTCAAGGGCAGGGGATGGGACCTAGACAGTTACCAGATAGCTGATAGTTTATGGTGGTATGTTCTCACCCAAGAAGAGGAAGGAAAACCCCAACCCCCTCCAGAGCCTAGGGAAGAAAAGGAAGAAACCCCTCCCGCTAAAAACCCCCCCCAGGAGAGTAAAAACGAAACCCAAGAGCCAGCGGCCCCATCCGATGAAGTTCCCTTAATACGCGAGACAGAAGCACAAAAACAGCCGGAGAAGATAGGCGCAGATACCCTACCCATTAGCCTCCCCAGTGCCAAATTCTGGCGAGAAACCCTAAAATTAGGGCGGGCAGTGCGTCCCCTCATCCAAAAGATAGACTCAGCCACCCAAAGACAAATAAACCTAAACAGCACCGTACAGAAATCGGCCGAGTATAGCATCGGCAAGAAAGATGGCAGTTTAGCCCTAATACCCGTTTACCAAGCCAAAAAAGTCCGTTCCCTAGAGGTAGTTTTACTGATTGAAGAATGGGCCTCCATGGTCTTTTGGAAAGAAATGGCCGGGGAAATCCGCGATTGGCTAGAACAAATCGGGGCCTTTCGGGATGTCAAACTCTACCGCATAGGATGGGACGAAGACAGGCAAAATTTAGCCATCCGTACCTACTCTAACGATACTTGCTCAATTCACCCAAAAGATCTCATCCATCCTCGCGGCGAAAGACTTATCCTCTTCTACAGTGATTGTACTTCCCCAGACTGGTATCAAGGACGCTATAACCAAGCTCTTCAGGACTGGGGAAAACACCAAATCGTCACCCTGCTTTCTCCCTTCCCGGAAGCAATGTGGGAAAGAACCGCCCTTAGTCGAGGTTGGTTCGTCTCCCTAGTCAACCAAACCCCCCGGAAACCTTCACAAAACTGGAGATTTACCTCTATCCCCCTGCTGCTACAAATTGAGAAGGAAGAGGAAAATCAACATATTCTCAGAGAAACAATCCAAAAAACCTACTTTCCCCTACCCACCATCTCCCTAACCCCTTCATCCTTAAAAGCTTGGGCGCTTGTTCTCAGTGGTGACAGCAACGCCACCTGTGCGGGGGTACTACTAGAAAAATCTCCCCAAAACAGAGAAATACCCGCAACTATTTCTCCGGAGATGTCTAGGAAGCAAGCTCTAGAACTATTCGCCAGTACCGCCTCACCTCTAGCTTGGGAGTTACTGAAAAAATTAGCCGCAGCCCCGGTAAATCTTCCCATCATCCGTCTTATCCAAAGCAAACTTTTAAGCGCCTCTAACCCCCTAAACATAGCAGAAGTCATCCTTAGCGGTTTTCTCAAAGTCTATCTAGGAGGGGAACCAGTGAAGTGGGACAAAGGAGGTAAATTTAACTTTCATACTCCCCCCAACAGCCTAGATTTTGAATTGGATGATGAGGACAGAGAGCTTCTGCTCACTGAACTAGGGAATAGCCGCGCCTTAGAGGTAATTTTTGTCCTCTCGGAATACATCGCCCAAAAACTCAACCTGAGTACCACCACCTTTTTTGGTCTTATTCTTACCAATCCCCAAGTTCTCCTCGGCAAAGAAGCAGCTAATCTAGTTCGCGCCTTTGCCAAGGTATCTGCTAAGGTTTTCCAAAAGCTAGGGGAAGCAAAGTACCAAGAAATTAGCCAAAAGCTGCAATCTATGGTTGACTCACCTCCACCCCCACCGGTTGAGGAAAAGTGGCTGAGGAAATATAAAACCGTAACCATAGCTAAGGTAAAAGAGCTTACGGGAGGAGAGGAAATATTGTTTCAACTGCTCAAGGATAGACTTAAGGATTTCAGCGTAGAAGATGGGGAACTGTATCAGCGCCTTCGTTTAACCCCTGAGCAGCTTAAAATTTTGGCAAGCGAAGAAATAACCGCCGAGACAATCCCAGTCCAGTTTAGGGAAGTCTTGGATAACACAGAAGAAGAAATCATCACCGAGAAATTTAACCTAACCCTGTTCAAGTCTGAAACCGTTTTTGTGGATGAGACGGGACAAATTACCGCTAAAGAACCCGTGAGAGCCTTCTACTTTAAAGAAAATCCCCCCAGCTTAAAAATGCTCTATATTCCTTCGGGGGAGTTTTGGATGGGAACCGAAGCGGAGGAAATAGCGCGGCTAGTGAAAAAATACAATAGGGATTGGTTCCAACCAGAATCCCCCAGACATTTAGTAAAAATCGCCCCGTTTTACCTAAGTCAAACTCCGATTACCCAAGCTCAATGGTTATATATTGCCCAAAGGGAAGATTTAAAAGTAGAGCGAGATTTAAACCCAGAGCCATCGCGGTTTAAAGGCAGCACAAACCCCGTTGAAAATGTATCTTGGTTAGATGCCGTAGAATTTTGCCAAAGGCTCTCTAAAATGACCAAGAAACAGTATCGGCTACCCAGTGAGGCGGAATGGGAGTATGCTTGTCGTGCTGGAACCACCACTCCCTTCCACTTCGGAGCAACCCTCACCTCAAATTTAGCTAACTACAATGGTACGCAACGCTTTGCTAGGGAACCAGCAGGAGAATATCGCGAGGAAACCACCCCCGTGGGGCAATTTCCCCCCAATGGTTTTGGTTTGTATGATATGCACGGAAATGTCTGGGAGTCGTGTCAGGATGACTTCTGGAATAATTATCAAGGCGCACCTAGGGATGGTAGTCCTTGGCAAAAAAAGAGCAAAAAACAGCAAAATCAGGCATATAAAGCTCGGCGGGGCGGTTCTTGGTACAGCAATCCGGATCTCTGCCGTTCCGCTTACCGCAACATCAGCCTCCGCCGCGACGACATCGACATCGACGGTTTTCGGGTGGTGTGCGGTGCTGGGAGGACTTTGTAA
- a CDS encoding AAA family ATPase, protein MSSWKIFQGNHQKRSRDKITWPEIPPWRSFATNKSEERGKQLIVNPKTIETVNAAIHLRRPILVTGKPGTGKTSLAYAIAYELDLKEVLVWPINTRTTLQEGLYYYDAIARLQDYQLEEKKDIGQYIRLGPLGTALCPRNYPRVLLIDEIDKSDIDLPNDLLNLFEEGRFEITELSRLAKDTENQPIPVQTHDGEWESIPQGKVSCQQFPIVIMTSNGERDFPLPFKRRCLLLEIPDPTPEELKKIVKSHFDYKEASPESKKIEDAIAEYVKKREKGELATDQLLNAVFMSMGENKPTGAELKSLTDLLFTYLTDTGNT, encoded by the coding sequence ATGAGTTCATGGAAAATCTTTCAAGGCAATCATCAAAAACGCTCAAGGGATAAGATTACTTGGCCAGAAATCCCACCTTGGCGAAGCTTCGCCACCAACAAATCCGAGGAGCGGGGAAAACAACTCATAGTTAACCCTAAAACCATCGAAACCGTAAACGCAGCCATTCACCTACGCCGGCCTATTTTAGTCACAGGGAAACCGGGTACAGGGAAAACCTCCCTAGCCTACGCAATCGCCTACGAATTAGACTTAAAAGAAGTATTAGTCTGGCCAATTAATACCCGCACCACCCTACAAGAGGGATTATACTACTACGACGCGATCGCACGTTTGCAAGATTACCAATTAGAAGAAAAAAAAGACATAGGGCAGTATATCCGCTTGGGTCCCTTGGGGACAGCCCTCTGTCCGAGAAATTATCCCCGGGTACTGCTTATCGATGAGATAGATAAAAGTGACATCGACTTACCCAACGACCTCTTAAACCTTTTTGAAGAGGGAAGATTTGAAATCACCGAACTTTCCCGACTCGCTAAAGATACCGAAAACCAACCAATACCAGTACAAACCCATGACGGTGAATGGGAATCCATCCCCCAAGGTAAGGTAAGCTGCCAACAGTTCCCCATAGTGATTATGACGAGCAACGGCGAGAGGGATTTTCCCCTACCCTTTAAACGTAGATGTCTGCTCTTAGAAATTCCCGACCCCACCCCAGAGGAACTAAAAAAGATAGTAAAAAGCCATTTTGATTATAAAGAGGCCAGTCCAGAAAGTAAAAAAATAGAAGACGCGATCGCAGAATATGTTAAAAAACGAGAAAAAGGGGAACTAGCAACGGACCAGCTTTTAAACGCCGTCTTTATGAGCATGGGCGAAAATAAACCCACGGGTGCAGAATTAAAGTCCCTTACCGACCTACTATTTACCTATCTCACCGACACAGGCAATACATGA
- a CDS encoding fatty acid desaturase, whose product MILKKPTPTQASALRDNPRLGMLQLSDNRLVQAFFDWLTGYYLTPPLWKSTPSLELIYGILQYIGGLAIALSHWQLIPLGWVLSVAGAAQLQEIAHFCAHNAFFPQYPTYNHLLGCLLTLITGKKPFPLFKKDHLLIHHPPKNLATMNDKGNTPYLVEDLGFEFAQEEAFYWQNLGKLLLSPKFYGETFLARLTNLLKAPINYQIATLIVLFLASVCAGLTHSCLICLLWAVFTQLGTYAAALLQQLPEHNWAYEADENEGAKSQVIGKSFALYLGAYPPRSNHWLEWLKWYIELVGAVFIRLTILPVSLGAHCVHHATPNDHNWANQLYTLRAFQTGSVKGWQRYQFLEVWGYRNALNYVFVGFSLRGKS is encoded by the coding sequence ATGATACTCAAAAAACCCACCCCAACACAAGCATCGGCTTTAAGGGATAATCCACGCCTAGGGATGCTCCAACTCAGCGATAATCGTCTCGTACAAGCTTTCTTTGACTGGCTAACAGGCTACTACCTTACCCCCCCTCTCTGGAAAAGCACGCCCTCCTTAGAGCTAATCTATGGCATACTCCAGTATATAGGCGGATTAGCGATCGCTCTTAGCCACTGGCAATTAATACCCCTAGGATGGGTGCTATCCGTAGCTGGAGCGGCTCAATTGCAGGAAATAGCCCACTTTTGCGCCCATAATGCTTTTTTCCCTCAATATCCCACTTATAACCATCTTTTAGGTTGTTTACTTACCTTAATTACCGGGAAAAAGCCCTTTCCATTGTTCAAAAAAGATCACCTATTAATTCACCACCCGCCGAAAAACCTAGCTACCATGAATGACAAGGGGAATACCCCCTACCTAGTAGAAGATTTAGGTTTTGAATTTGCCCAAGAAGAGGCCTTCTATTGGCAAAATTTGGGCAAGTTATTACTCTCTCCCAAGTTTTACGGAGAAACCTTCCTTGCTCGTCTGACTAATCTCCTTAAAGCCCCCATTAACTACCAAATAGCTACCCTGATTGTGCTTTTCTTGGCCTCTGTTTGTGCGGGTTTAACCCATTCTTGTTTAATCTGCTTACTCTGGGCGGTATTTACCCAACTCGGAACCTATGCGGCCGCACTCTTGCAACAGCTACCGGAGCATAATTGGGCCTATGAAGCCGATGAGAATGAGGGAGCTAAATCTCAGGTAATTGGTAAATCTTTTGCCCTATATTTGGGTGCTTATCCTCCGCGCTCAAATCACTGGTTAGAGTGGTTAAAATGGTACATAGAATTAGTAGGAGCAGTCTTTATTCGGCTGACCATCCTTCCAGTTAGCCTAGGGGCGCACTGTGTTCACCATGCTACACCAAACGATCACAACTGGGCTAATCAACTATACACCCTAAGAGCTTTTCAGACTGGCTCGGTGAAAGGATGGCAGCGTTATCAATTCCTTGAGGTTTGGGGATACCGAAACGCTTTAAACTACGTCTTTGTCGGTTTTAGTTTAAGGGGAAAAAGCTAA
- a CDS encoding IS607 family transposase — MKLSDYAKKKGISYDTAWRMWNRGQLQGERLPTGTIIIFEDDRSCGENKVAIYARVSSSENKSDLETQAKRLEAYCIAKGYQIVRVVKEVGSGVNDHRKLLLKLLEQTDYNLIVVEHKDRLSRVGFNYLKVLLTQTNRDIEVVNLAEERKDDLRQDFVSIITSFCARLYSLRQRNRKTECLIKCLEENDEISSKTSN, encoded by the coding sequence ATGAAACTATCAGATTATGCTAAGAAAAAAGGGATCAGTTATGACACTGCTTGGAGAATGTGGAATCGAGGGCAGTTACAAGGAGAACGTCTTCCTACAGGAACAATTATTATTTTTGAAGATGACCGTTCTTGCGGTGAAAATAAAGTAGCTATTTATGCGCGAGTTTCTAGTTCAGAAAATAAATCTGACTTAGAGACTCAGGCAAAAAGATTGGAAGCTTATTGTATTGCGAAAGGCTATCAAATTGTTCGAGTAGTTAAAGAAGTAGGAAGTGGAGTCAATGATCATCGAAAGCTATTATTAAAACTTCTAGAACAAACTGATTATAATTTGATTGTCGTAGAACATAAAGATCGTTTAAGCAGAGTAGGGTTTAATTATCTGAAAGTTCTTTTAACTCAAACAAATAGAGATATAGAGGTCGTTAATCTAGCAGAAGAAAGAAAAGACGATTTAAGGCAAGACTTCGTGAGCATAATTACCTCATTTTGCGCTCGATTATACTCATTAAGACAACGAAATAGAAAGACAGAATGTTTAATTAAATGCCTTGAGGAGAATGATGAAATTAGTTCAAAAACATCTAATTAA
- a CDS encoding PhoH family protein, producing the protein MTETWQTIQFPSSESAIALAGHQEANLKLIARQTGANLVLRGLELRIAGQPTPVERATAIVRSLSILWQEAKLIAEADIMTAIHALDTGRSSEYKELQQDILARTRRGELIRAKTFRQRQYIQAIQSHDITFCIGPAGTGKTFLAAVLAVQALLEDKVERIILTRPAVEAGEKLGFLPGDLQQKVDPFLRPLYDALYEFIEAAKIPDLMERGKIEIAPLAYMRGRTLANAFVIVDEAQNTTPAQLKMVLTRLGFGSRMVVTGDVTQTDLPQQQESGLIAAQKILKSVEGIAFCYLSRADVVRHPLVQKIVSAYEQHEK; encoded by the coding sequence ATGACGGAAACTTGGCAAACGATTCAATTCCCCAGTTCAGAAAGTGCGATCGCTTTAGCGGGTCATCAAGAAGCTAACCTCAAATTGATAGCCAGGCAAACTGGGGCGAATTTAGTCCTCAGAGGCCTGGAATTGCGGATTGCGGGGCAACCGACCCCGGTGGAGCGTGCCACAGCGATTGTGCGCTCCTTAAGTATTTTATGGCAAGAGGCCAAGTTAATCGCCGAAGCCGATATTATGACCGCTATCCATGCCCTCGATACGGGGCGTTCTAGCGAGTATAAAGAACTACAGCAGGATATTCTCGCTCGTACCCGTCGCGGGGAGCTAATTCGGGCAAAAACCTTCCGTCAGCGTCAATATATCCAAGCGATTCAAAGTCACGATATCACCTTTTGTATTGGACCTGCCGGCACGGGTAAAACTTTTTTAGCCGCCGTTTTGGCCGTACAGGCTCTATTAGAAGATAAAGTAGAACGGATTATCCTCACCCGACCGGCCGTGGAAGCGGGGGAAAAATTAGGCTTTCTCCCGGGGGATTTACAGCAAAAAGTCGATCCTTTTTTGCGTCCCCTCTACGATGCTTTATACGAATTTATCGAAGCGGCCAAAATTCCCGACCTGATGGAACGGGGTAAAATCGAAATCGCACCCTTAGCTTATATGCGGGGACGAACCCTAGCTAATGCTTTTGTGATCGTTGATGAGGCCCAAAATACCACCCCAGCACAGTTAAAAATGGTCTTAACTCGCTTGGGATTCGGTTCGCGCATGGTAGTAACTGGAGATGTCACCCAAACCGATTTACCGCAACAACAGGAATCGGGGTTAATTGCCGCTCAAAAAATCCTCAAATCAGTAGAAGGGATCGCTTTTTGTTACCTATCCCGGGCCGATGTGGTGCGTCATCCCTTAGTACAAAAAATTGTCTCAGCTTACGAACAGCACGAAAAATAA
- the rplT gene encoding 50S ribosomal protein L20, which yields MSRVKRGNVARKRRKKVLKLAKGFRGSHSRLFRTANQQVMKALRNAYRDRRKRKRDFRRLWITRINAAARQQGISYSQLTGQLKKANILLNRKMLAQLAVLDPVAFAKVVETAKG from the coding sequence ATGTCTAGAGTAAAACGGGGGAATGTCGCCCGCAAGCGACGCAAAAAAGTTCTCAAATTAGCCAAAGGTTTTCGCGGTTCTCACTCGCGCTTATTCCGTACCGCTAACCAACAGGTAATGAAGGCCTTGCGGAATGCCTATAGAGACCGTCGCAAACGTAAACGCGATTTTCGTCGTCTTTGGATTACCCGCATTAACGCGGCTGCCCGTCAACAGGGCATCAGTTACAGCCAACTGACTGGACAATTAAAGAAAGCTAATATCCTCCTCAATCGGAAAATGTTAGCCCAATTAGCTGTCCTCGATCCCGTCGCTTTTGCTAAAGTGGTAGAAACAGCCAAAGGATAA
- the rpmI gene encoding 50S ribosomal protein L35, giving the protein MPKLKTRKAAAKRFEATGSGKKIKRRKAFKNHLLDHKSAERKRRRLSQITLVHERDEKEVRLMLPYL; this is encoded by the coding sequence ATGCCCAAGCTAAAAACGCGAAAGGCGGCGGCCAAACGATTCGAGGCCACGGGAAGCGGCAAAAAAATCAAACGTCGCAAAGCCTTCAAAAATCATCTACTCGATCATAAAAGTGCCGAACGCAAGCGCCGTCGTTTGTCCCAGATTACCCTGGTACACGAGCGCGACGAGAAGGAAGTGCGCTTAATGTTGCCCTATTTGTAA
- a CDS encoding transaldolase, which yields MAKTLLEQLRQFTVVVADTGDIQAIEAFTPQDTTTNPSLITAAAQMPPYRPIVDQTLQAARKELGKQATPEDVAKLAFDRLAIGFGLQILQIVPGRVSTEVDARLSYDTQATIHKARYLISQYEKAGISRERVLIKIASTWEGIKAAEVLEKEGIHCNLTLLFGFHQAIACAEAGVTLISPFVGRILDWYKKETGKDYVGAEDPGVQSVTQIYNYYKKFGYKTEVMGASFRNIGEICELAGCDLLTISPKLLEQLQETEADLPRKLDPAQAATLDIVKIAMDQATFEKMHAEDAMASEKLTEGIQGFTKALELLEQLLIQRLTQLEGQSTLEHAAEDIFRVYDHDGDGFITREEWAGTDAVFDAIDINHDGRISPDEIAVGLGAAFRLVEA from the coding sequence ATGGCTAAAACCCTACTAGAACAATTACGCCAATTTACAGTGGTTGTTGCTGATACTGGCGATATCCAAGCGATCGAAGCTTTTACACCCCAAGATACCACCACTAACCCCTCCCTGATTACGGCCGCGGCCCAAATGCCCCCATATCGGCCGATTGTCGATCAAACCCTGCAAGCGGCCAGAAAAGAATTGGGAAAGCAGGCCACCCCGGAAGATGTGGCCAAATTAGCTTTTGATCGCCTAGCGATCGGTTTTGGTCTGCAAATCCTGCAAATCGTCCCCGGCCGCGTCTCGACCGAAGTAGATGCTCGTCTTTCCTACGATACCCAAGCTACCATCCACAAGGCCCGTTATCTCATTTCCCAGTATGAAAAAGCGGGTATCTCTAGAGAAAGAGTCTTAATTAAAATTGCCTCGACTTGGGAAGGGATTAAAGCCGCAGAAGTCCTCGAAAAAGAGGGAATTCACTGTAATTTAACCCTATTATTCGGTTTCCATCAGGCGATCGCCTGTGCGGAAGCGGGAGTAACCTTAATTTCTCCCTTTGTCGGTCGGATTCTCGATTGGTATAAAAAAGAAACTGGTAAAGACTACGTTGGCGCTGAAGATCCCGGGGTCCAATCCGTTACCCAGATCTATAACTACTATAAAAAGTTTGGTTATAAAACCGAAGTTATGGGGGCAAGTTTCCGCAATATCGGTGAAATTTGCGAGTTAGCTGGTTGTGATCTTTTAACCATTTCCCCGAAACTTCTCGAACAATTGCAAGAGACAGAAGCCGATTTACCCCGTAAGCTCGATCCAGCACAGGCCGCAACCCTTGATATTGTCAAAATTGCCATGGATCAAGCGACTTTTGAGAAAATGCACGCCGAAGATGCCATGGCTTCCGAAAAACTAACGGAAGGTATTCAAGGTTTTACCAAAGCTTTAGAATTATTAGAACAATTGCTGATTCAACGTTTAACCCAGTTGGAAGGTCAGTCAACCCTAGAACACGCCGCCGAAGATATTTTTCGAGTCTATGATCATGATGGGGATGGTTTCATCACCCGGGAAGAATGGGCGGGAACCGATGCGGTATTTGATGCGATCGATATTAACCATGATGGCAGAATTTCTCCCGATGAGATCGCTGTCGGTTTGGGTGCGGCTTTTCGTTTAGTGGAAGCTTGA
- the thiC gene encoding phosphomethylpyrimidine synthase, which translates to MRQEWVAPRRGQANVSQMHYARQGIITEEMTYVAKRENLSPELIRSEIARGRLIIPANINHLNLEPMAIGIASKCKVNANIGASPNSSNINEELEKLHLAVKYGADTVMDLSTGGGNLDEIRTAIINASPVPIGTVPIYQAVESVHGNIEKLTPEDFLHIIEKHAGQGVDYMTIHAGILIEHLPLVKTRLTGIVSRGGGIIAKWMLHHHKQNPLYTHFDEIIEIFKRYDVSFSLGDSLRPGCTHDASDAAQLAELKTLGQLTRRAWEHDVQVMVEGPGHVPMDQIEFNVKKQMEECSEAPFYVLGPLVTDIAPGYDHITSAIGAALAGWYGTAMLCYVTPKEHLGLPNAEDVRNGLIAYKIAAHAADIARHRPGARDRDDELSIARYNFDWNRQFQLSLDPDRAKEYHDETLPADIYKTAEFCSMCGPKFCPMQTKVDADAITELEKFLASQNQDNLTPV; encoded by the coding sequence ATGAGACAAGAATGGGTTGCCCCCCGGCGCGGACAAGCAAATGTATCGCAAATGCACTACGCCCGTCAGGGGATAATTACCGAAGAGATGACGTATGTGGCAAAACGGGAAAATCTCTCTCCCGAATTGATTCGCAGCGAAATCGCCCGAGGAAGACTGATTATTCCCGCTAATATCAATCACCTCAACCTCGAACCTATGGCGATCGGTATTGCTTCTAAGTGTAAAGTTAATGCTAATATCGGGGCTTCACCCAACTCCTCGAATATTAACGAAGAACTGGAAAAATTACACCTAGCGGTCAAATACGGCGCCGATACGGTGATGGATCTCTCCACCGGTGGCGGTAATTTGGACGAAATTCGCACTGCGATTATCAATGCTTCTCCTGTCCCCATCGGTACTGTACCCATCTATCAAGCGGTGGAAAGCGTTCACGGCAATATTGAAAAACTCACCCCCGAAGATTTCCTCCATATTATCGAAAAACACGCCGGGCAAGGGGTAGATTATATGACGATTCACGCGGGAATCCTCATCGAACACCTGCCTTTAGTCAAAACCCGTCTGACCGGGATTGTCTCCCGGGGTGGTGGTATTATTGCTAAGTGGATGCTGCACCACCACAAGCAAAATCCTCTCTACACCCATTTCGATGAAATTATCGAGATTTTCAAGCGTTATGACGTTTCTTTTAGTCTCGGTGACTCCCTGCGTCCCGGTTGTACCCACGATGCTTCCGATGCGGCCCAATTAGCGGAATTAAAAACCCTCGGCCAACTGACGCGCCGCGCTTGGGAACACGATGTACAGGTGATGGTGGAAGGGCCTGGCCATGTTCCCATGGATCAAATTGAATTTAATGTGAAAAAACAAATGGAGGAGTGTAGCGAAGCACCTTTCTATGTTCTTGGTCCCCTTGTCACCGATATTGCTCCAGGGTACGATCATATCACTTCGGCGATCGGGGCGGCTCTGGCGGGTTGGTACGGGACGGCGATGTTATGTTATGTCACCCCGAAAGAACATCTCGGTTTACCCAACGCTGAAGATGTGCGAAATGGCTTAATTGCCTACAAAATAGCGGCTCATGCGGCAGATATCGCCCGTCATCGTCCCGGAGCGCGGGATCGTGACGATGAACTCTCCATTGCTCGTTATAATTTCGATTGGAATCGTCAATTTCAGTTATCCTTGGATCCCGATCGCGCTAAGGAATACCACGATGAGACTTTACCCGCAGATATCTATAAGACGGCGGAGTTTTGTTCGATGTGTGGACCGAAATTCTGTCCCATGCAAACTAAAGTCGATGCCGATGCGATTACGGAATTAGAGAAGTTTCTCGCTAGTCAGAATCAAGACAATTTAACCCCGGTTTAA